Proteins encoded in a region of the Dendropsophus ebraccatus isolate aDenEbr1 chromosome 11, aDenEbr1.pat, whole genome shotgun sequence genome:
- the AMIGO1 gene encoding amphoterin-induced protein 1, translated as MWLSCIVWPQLFWAFSLCFLGEILTVLKASPLNCQDTCVCASDIITCPKKELAVIPSGLPKYIAMLDLSHNHLVRLRAEWTPAPLKRLHTLLLSHNHLTFVSSEAFHLTPNLRHLDLSCNKLHALDENAFSALENLEVLVLFKNSIIEIDRSAFDDMRHLQKLYMSYNLVTRFPVELVKDGEKLPELSLLDLSYNQIKNLPVPQLRVLPAWLANRLYLHGNQLTCNCELYGLYWNWHVRQLASTMDFREQLRCFPPSQQRTVSINVFTLNDSEFMNCSIVRESGMEVYLDDTVILNCDTKQRDVTQIWMTPGNEIHRQYDGDERNSSLSVLSNGSLQIRHIRLEDRGTYTCYAQGESLNETLYVTLSVFNLTRHVHPDTLNTAYTTLVGCVASVILVLIYLYMTPCRCWCRTGDRGQGEDRDSIRSSVLSATPNHETTSDKAALSRHVAFLDPPGDLRGQNGKLKPNGSQEAPRIKNNSLQPASPQRKLSDPGSISSVFSDTPIVV; from the coding sequence ATGTGGCTATCCTGTATTGTCTGGCCACAGCTGTTTTGGGCCTTCAGTCTCTGCTTCCTTGGAGAAATCCTGACAGTGTTAAAAGCATCTCCACTAAACTGCCAAGATACTTGTGTTTGTGCAAGTGATATCATCACTTGTCCCAAAAAAGAGTTGGCTGTGATCCCTAGTGGTCTACCAAAGTATATAGCAATGCTGGACCTCAGTCACAACCACCTGGTGCGCCTGCGGGCTGAATGGACTCCAGCCCCACTAAAGAGGCTCCACACGTTATTGCTATCCCACAACCATCTGACTTTCGTATCATCGGAGGCTTTCCATCTGACTCCGAACCTGCGTCACCTAGACCTATCCTGTAATAAGCTCCATGCGCTCGACGAGAATGCATTCAGTGCTTTGGAAAACCTAGAGGTTCTTGTTCTCTTTAAAAATTCAATTATCGAGATTGACCGCAGCGCTTTTGATGATATGAGGCACTTGCAGAAGCTATATATGAGCTACAACTTGGTCACACGCTTCCCTGTTGAACTGGTGAAGGACGGAGAGAAGTTGCCAGAGTTATCGTTACTCGATCTCTCTTATAATCAAATAAAAAATCTCCCAGTGCCACAACTCCGGGTGCTGCCTGCCTGGCTGGCCAACAGGCTTTACCTACATGGCAATCAACTGACCTGCAACTGTGAATTGTACGGACTGTACTGGAACTGGCACGTCCGGCAGCTGGCGTCCACCATGGACTTCCGAGAACAGTTACGTTGCTTCCCACCCTCCCAGCAACGGACCGTTTCTATCAACGTATTTACCCTCAACGACAGCGAGTTCATGAACTGCAGCATCGTACGAGAGAGTGGGATGGAAGTCTATCTGGATGATACCGTGATATTAAACTGTGACACCAAACAAAGAGACGTCACCCAGATCTGGATGACACCTGGAAATGAGATACACAGGCAATACGATGGGGATGAAAGAAATAGCAGCCTATCTGTTCTAAGCAATGGCAGTCTGCAAATAAGACATATCCGTCTGGAGGACAGGGGCACGTACACTTGCTATGCTCAAGGGGAGTCCCTGAATGAGACCCTATATGTGACACTCAGTGTGTTTAATCTGACGAGACATGTGCACCCAGATACACTTAATACTGCATACACCACTCTGGTGGGCTGCGTGGCGAGTGTCATCCTAGTCCTCATCTATTTATATATGACACCATGCCGTTGCTGGTGTAGGACAGGTGATAGAGGTCAAGGAGAGGACAGGGACAGTATCCGTTCCTCAGTCCTCAGTGCAACACCTAATCATGAGACTACCAGCGACAAAGCAGCTCTCAGTCGTCATGTGGCTTTTCTGGACCCCCCTGGAGACCTTAGGGGTCAAAATGGAAAACTTAAACCCAACGGCTCCCAGGAGGCACCTAGAATAAAGAACAACTCTCTACAGCCTGCATCTCCACAAAGGAAGCTATCAGATCCTGGATCTATAAGTTCTGTCTTCTCCGATACCCCCATTGTAGTGTGA